From the Jilunia laotingensis genome, the window TTGGGATAGCCGTGCGTTGCAGGTTTTGGGCAAGGACAACCGGGATGTCATCAGCCTTGGAAGTAACGACAGGCTTTATGACCAAAAGACATCGAAGTCTTTGCAAAGAAGATGGAAACACATTAAATATCCGTGTATCATGCTTTTCGGGCAGAAGATGTTCGGGTTAAAACTGATGCAGCGCATGTGTTACGGCAACTGGGAAAAGTTCTGCGAAAAGAATTACAAACGTTACGGAGCATCGTTTACTGTCGGTTTCTCCGGTGCCTCTATACTTATGAATCGCAAAGCAATAGAAAAGATCGGTCTTTGGGACGAAAGCCAGCAGTTTGCCGATTTCGATTTGTTCTTCCGTTCTTGCCAACGGGCGGAAACCGTGGGCGACCTTCAGCCATTGGCTGTGGTGAACGGGATTTTTACCCATCATTACAGACGTCTGACTTTATATTCCAATTGCCCGCCTTTTGCAGATGCTGCCCGGCTGATCCCTTTGGAAAAGAAATGGCCACCCACGGATTATAACCGATGGATGGCATTGATCAATTTTCAAAAGAGTTCTTTATAGTCTTCCGTCCGAACAGGTTTTATCTAAAGCTCCTTTTACATCGTATACGATACCGTTTTCACTGCAAAACGAACGGATGGGCACGGTTTTAAACTGACAGTGTGCCACTGCTAGGATAATTGCCTCATATTTGGAAGCGGGCAGTTCGGAGAGCATTTCCAGTCCGTACTCTTTCTTTACCTCATCGGCCGATGCCCAAGGGTCATAGACGTCTACTTGCAAGTCGAATTCCTGCAATGTGCGGATGATGTCGACCACTTTGGTATTTCGAACGTCAGGGCAGTTCTCCTTGAATGTGATTCCCATAACCAATATGCGGGATTCTTTGATGAATTGTCCTTTCTTTATCATGCATTTCAAGACTTGTTTGGCGATATATTCACCCATCCCGTCATTCATGCGGCGCCCTGCCAGGATCACTTCTGGGTGATAACCCAAACCTTGCGCCTTCTGTGCCAAATAATAAGGGTCGACTCCGATGCAATGTCCTCCTACCAGTCCAGGTTTGAAAGGAAGGAAGTTCCATTTGGTGGCGGCCGCTTCCAGCACTGCGGTGGTGTCGATATTCATCAGATTGAAAATGCGTGCCAGTTCATTTACAAAGGCTATATTGATATCTCGTTGTGAGTTCTCGATTACTTTGGCTGCTTCTGCTACCTTGATGCTCGGTGCCAGATGAGTCCCGGCACTGATAACAGATGAATAGAGTTTGTCAACCGTTTGCCCGATTTCGGGTGTTGAACCGGAAGTGACTTTCTTTATTTTATCGACTGTATGTTCCTTGTCGCCCGGATTGATTCGTTCGGGAGAATATCCGGCATAAAAGTCCTTATTAAATTCCAGGCCGGATAATCTTTCTATGACAGGAATGCAATCTTCCTCCGTTGCTCCGGGATAGACGGTCGATTCGTATATCACGATGTCTCCGTGTCCTATCACCTTTCCTACGGTTTCACTGGCTTTCAAGAGCGGGGTCAAGTCCGGACGATTGTATTTGTCTACCGGAGTAGGAACGGTCACTATGTAAATGTTGCAATCTTTCAGATCTTCCATCCGGCAACTGCAATACAATCCCGTTTCATTCTCTGCCGGAGGAGTGGGAGTAAGTACTTGTTCCAGTATATCTTGCGATACTTCCAGCGTTTCATCGATGCCGGACATTATTTGGCTTACCCGTTTTTGTTTAGTGTCGAATCCTATCACCGGATATTTTGTCGCAAATAGACGCGCCAATGGCAGGCCGACATACCCTAACCCTATGATGGCGATTTTTATATTTTGCATATTCCTCTTCTCTTTATTTTAGGTTTTCCCAATACCATTTTACGGCTTCTTTCAGCCCGCGTTTGATGTCATATTCCGGTGCATATCCCAAGGATTTCCGTGCTTTGTCGATGGAAGCGAGTGAATGGGGGATATCGCCCTTTCTGTAGGGACCGTGTTGAATTTTGGTTTCTGCTATCACCGGATCATATTCGCTTAGAAACTCTTTCAAGTAGTCGACGAGTTGATTGAGTGTCGTATTTGTTCCGAAGGCAGTATTGTAAACAGTGTTGATAGCGTCCGGGTTTTGCGTTTTCATAGCGAGCATGTTCATCTGGAGTACATTGTCGATATAGGTAAAGTCCCGTGAATACTCCCCGTCACCATTGATCAGAACCGGTTCATGCCGGATCATTTGCAAGACAAACTTAGGAATCACGGCCGCATAAGCTCCATCTGGCGACTGCCTTCTTCCGAACACATTGAAGTATCTCAGCCCGATGCATTCCATGCCGTAAGTACGGGCGAATACGTCGGCATATAGTTCGTTGACGTATTTAGTAATGGCATACGGGGAGAGGGGGCGACCGATCACCTCCTCTACCTTGGGAAGGCTGGCGGAATCACCATAAGTGGACGAGCTGGCTGCATAGATGAAGCGCTTCACACCGGCATCTCTGGCAGCGACAAGCATGTTAAGAAATCCGCTGATGTTCACCTCATTGGTGGTTTGCGGGTCATTGATGGAACGAGGTACAGAGCCTAAAGCGGCCTCATGGAAAACATATTCTGCACCGGCTACGGCCTTCGTGCAATCTTCCGGTTTACGGATGTCACCGACAATAAGGTTAAAACGTTCGCGGTACTCGCGCAACAGCATTTCTATATTCTCGAATTTGCCTGTTGCAAAGTTGTCCAGGCATGTCACTTTGTGTCCGTCTTTTAATAATCGCTCGCATAGGTTGGAGCCGATGAAACCGGCTCCGCCGGTTACTAATATTTTAAACATATCGTTAGATTTTAAATACATCTATTTGAATTCACGGCAAAGTTAGTATTCTTTTTCATATCTTTGTCACCATGTATACCGATTTAAAAGCAAGACGATTATGATTAAAGTTTCTGGATATTGCCGGTCGTTTCTGCTGTTAGGGTTTCTTTTATCCTTTTCGGCATGTAAGGACGATGATAAGGTAGTGAATGATATTACTACGAACAGGTGGATTGAGAATACCATGCGGAGTTACTATTACTGGTATGGTGATATTCCTGAAACAAACAAGTTGAATTTCGAGACGTCCCCCGAGGTGTTTTTTCAATCGTTGCTGTCGGAAAAAGACGGGAAAGACAATAATCAGGTGTCCGGTGGGCATTATTACTATTCCACGATCAAGAAGAAATCGGCCTCTACCCGGGCTTATTTAGGAGAAGGCCCTTCTTTGGGATTTGAGTTCCAAAATTGGTTTTTCACCAGTAACAACAGGTATGCGGTTAGCGTTCTTTATGTATTACCAGGCTCTCCGGCAGACCTGGCAGGTCTGAGGAGGGGGGATTGGATTCATAGTATAGACGGGGTAGCTGTGAATAATAGCAATATATATGATTTGTTAGGTAGCAAGACTGTGACAGTTGGTGTCTCGGACAGCTATAGGAAGCTATTTTCAACACGATCGGTCGAGTTGGTTCCGGCAACTGTGAAGGATAACCCGGTATTTCTGACAAAAGTGTATAATGATCTCTCGACCGGTGGCAAGAAAGTGGGATATCTGGTTTATAATCATTTCACTTCCGGCCCCGATGGTGATACGGATACGGAATATGACGATGACCTTCGCCAGGCGTTTGCCCGATTTAAGGCTGCCCAAGTGCAGGAGTTTGTCCTCGACTTGCGATACAATGGCGGTGGATTGGTCACTTCGGCACAATTGCTTTCCGAAATGCTGGCTCCTGCCTCTGCGTTAGGAAAGACGTTTTGTGATCTGGTATACAGTGACAAACAAAATAAAACAGTAAATTATCAATTACGGCAGACCGGTCAGAATTTGGACTTACCCCGCTTGATCGTGTTGACCAGTAGCCGTACGGCATCTGCATCGGAAGCGGTGATTAATGGGCTCAAGCCATTTTATCAGGTAATGGTGATAGGCGAACGGACCGAAGGTAAGAATGTAGGTTCCATCACATTGTCGAGCGATAAATATGAATACGACCTGCACCCTATTGTCTGTAGGATATACAATGCTAAAGGTGAATCGGATTATGAAGACGGTTTCGTTCCCGACTGGACATTGTCGGAGGATCAACGTGTCATTGAAGGGCATGTCGAGCTTGGCGATAAAGACAATGATCCTCTGTTGGCGGTGGCTGTTTATACGATCCGTACCGGTAGTCTTCCTAGGATAAATGTCGCCCGTTCTGCCGGAATGGATATTGTTTCCGGTTACTGTTCTTTGGACGAAAAGTCCGGCAGTGGGGTTCGCGTACCTTTTTGATAGCATATCGGACGGATATTGATCATAAAGAAAAACATTACCTCTTTTTACTAACCGATACATTACTTGGGAAGCATTAAGTAGCAAGTAACGTGGCTGAGATGTTGCATAAATATGCATGAATGTCGGTCGTTTGCTGCCTGACATGCAACATGTACAGAGATGAAACACGGTTTCTTCCCTTCCGAATGCGATTTGCTCGGTGACGAGAGACGGCTTCATCGGTGATGAGACCCGGTTTGGTCGGTGATGAAGCACGGTATCATCGGTGATGAAGACCGGATACCTCGGTGATGAGAAGTTTTTTAGTTGCAAAGGAAGCATCTCATGCTTGTGCGCCAAGCTTTTTGATGCTGGTTGCTATCAAAAGTAGGATAGAGGAACAGTTGCTATTTGATCAAATAAAAGCGATACTTGCTTGCAAGGAAATATCAAAGAAGCTCGTTTCTTGGCGAAAGGTTCGGAATGTGCTATAATATTTGTCTTTCTGAATTCTGCTAATGCCTTCTCCTTGCGTTATTTGTAAGGTGCCCTCCTTATACCCGGAATGAAAGCATCCTCGGCAATCAGGATTATCATTTTGACAAAAAGAAAGTTGTATGAGCTTGCTGGCACTGAAATTTGTGTGGAGTAGGACACCCGGACATGGATTCTGTGTGGTTCAGAAGAATGAAGATAGTGAAATAATAGGTCGGTAACTGACATATGTAAGCAATTAACCGCCTAAACCTATGTGAATATAATAAATATTGTTATCTTTGCCTCCCAATATCTATTATTTGTTAGCAAAGTGATATCAGTAGAAGGACTTAGTGTAGAGTTTAATGCCACGCCCTTATTTTCGGACGTGTCTTATGTGATCAATAAAAAAGACCGTATTGCCTTGGTAGGTAAGAACGGTGCAGGCAAATCTACCATGCTGAAAATTTTGGCTGGTTTGCAAAGCCCTACGACAGGCATTGTTGCCATCCCCAAAGAAGTCACCATCGGCTATTTGCCGCAGGTGATGATTCTCAGCGACAAACATACCGTAATGGAAGAAGCCGAACAGGCTTTCGAACATATTTTCAGATTGCAGGCCGAACTGGAACAGATGAACCGGCAATTGGCTGAACGTACCGATTATGATTCCGAAGATTATCATAAACTTATAGACCGTTTTACGCATGAGAATGACCGCTTCCTGATGATGGGCGGCACAAATTTTCGTGCGGAAATTGAACGTACGCTGCTCGGATTAGGTTTCACCCGTGTGGATTTCGACCGTCCTACCAGTGAGTTCTCCGGTGGGTGGCGGATGCGTATCGAGTTGGCCAAGCTTTTGCTGCGCCGTCCCGATGTGTTGCTCCTTGACGAGCCTACCAACCATCTCGACATAGAGAGCATTCAATGGCTGGAAAATTTTCTTTCCACCCGTGCCAATGCAGTAGTGCTTGTCAGCCACGACCGTGCATTCCTCAATAATGTCACGACACGCACCATAGAAATCACTTGTGGGCAGATATACGACTATAAGGTGAAATACGATGAATTTGTCGTATTGCGCAAGGAACGACGCGAACAACAACTCCGAGCCTTTGAAAATCAGCAGAAGCAGATACAGGATACGGAGGACTTCATTGAACGCTTCCGATACAAAGCGACTAAAGCCGTACAGGTGCAGAGCCGCATCAAGCAATTGGAAAAGATAGAACGTATTGAAGTGGATGAAGAAGATAATTCCGCGCTGCGCCTGAAATTCGTTTGTTCCAGCCGTAGTGGCAATTATCCCGTGATTTGTGAAGACGTAATGAAAGCTTATGGCGAGCATATCGTTTACCACGACGTGAACCTTACGATAAACCGGGGTGAAAAAGTCGCGTTTGTGGGTAAGAACGGTGAAGGGAAATCTACGCTTGTGAAATGTATCATGGGAGAGATCGCTGACTATCAGGGTAAACTGACAATCGGACACAATGTGCAGATCGGCTATTTTGCGCAGAATCAGGCACAGATGCTGGACGAGAATCTTACCGTCTTCGATACGATAGACCGTGTGGCGGTAGGCGATATCCGGCTAAAGATACGTGATATCCTGGGAGCATTTATGTTCGGTGGCGAAGCTTCCGACAAGAAAGTGAAAGTTCTCTCCGGTGGTGAACGTACCCGTCTGGCTATGATCAAGCTCTTGCTGGAACCGGTAAATTTCCTTATCCTTGATGAGCCTACCAATCACCTCGATATGCGTTCGAAGGATGTCCTGAAAGAGGCAATCCGCGAATTTGACGGCACGGTGATAATTGTCAGCCATGACCGTGATTTCTTGGACGGCCTTGCGACTAAGGTATATGAGTTCGGTGGAGGCCTTGTGAAAGAACACATTGGTGGTATTTACGATTTTCTGCAAAAGAAGAAGATAGAAAGCCTGAACGAATTGCAAGCTTCAATATCCCTTTCGATGTCGTCTACTGCCTCCACGAAGGATAATGCATCTGCGGAGCAACCACCTTCGGAAAACAAGCTCTCTTATGAGGCTCAGAAAGAGCTGAACAAGAAAATAAAAAAGTTAGAACGCCAGGTGGCCGATTGCGAGTCGGCAATAGAGCAGACCGAATCTGCCATAGCCATGCTCGAGGAGAAGATGGCCACTCCGGAAGGAGCATCTGATATGTCTCTCTACGAACAGCATCGGAAATTGAAAGAACAGCTTGACCGGACGGTTGAGGAGTGGGAACAGGTTTCGATGGAGCTGGAGGAGATAAAACAAGAATGAAAGTGACACTTTTATAACCCTATAATATTTATT encodes:
- a CDS encoding ABC-F family ATP-binding cassette domain-containing protein; its protein translation is MISVEGLSVEFNATPLFSDVSYVINKKDRIALVGKNGAGKSTMLKILAGLQSPTTGIVAIPKEVTIGYLPQVMILSDKHTVMEEAEQAFEHIFRLQAELEQMNRQLAERTDYDSEDYHKLIDRFTHENDRFLMMGGTNFRAEIERTLLGLGFTRVDFDRPTSEFSGGWRMRIELAKLLLRRPDVLLLDEPTNHLDIESIQWLENFLSTRANAVVLVSHDRAFLNNVTTRTIEITCGQIYDYKVKYDEFVVLRKERREQQLRAFENQQKQIQDTEDFIERFRYKATKAVQVQSRIKQLEKIERIEVDEEDNSALRLKFVCSSRSGNYPVICEDVMKAYGEHIVYHDVNLTINRGEKVAFVGKNGEGKSTLVKCIMGEIADYQGKLTIGHNVQIGYFAQNQAQMLDENLTVFDTIDRVAVGDIRLKIRDILGAFMFGGEASDKKVKVLSGGERTRLAMIKLLLEPVNFLILDEPTNHLDMRSKDVLKEAIREFDGTVIIVSHDRDFLDGLATKVYEFGGGLVKEHIGGIYDFLQKKKIESLNELQASISLSMSSTASTKDNASAEQPPSENKLSYEAQKELNKKIKKLERQVADCESAIEQTESAIAMLEEKMATPEGASDMSLYEQHRKLKEQLDRTVEEWEQVSMELEEIKQE
- a CDS encoding nucleotide sugar dehydrogenase produces the protein MQNIKIAIIGLGYVGLPLARLFATKYPVIGFDTKQKRVSQIMSGIDETLEVSQDILEQVLTPTPPAENETGLYCSCRMEDLKDCNIYIVTVPTPVDKYNRPDLTPLLKASETVGKVIGHGDIVIYESTVYPGATEEDCIPVIERLSGLEFNKDFYAGYSPERINPGDKEHTVDKIKKVTSGSTPEIGQTVDKLYSSVISAGTHLAPSIKVAEAAKVIENSQRDINIAFVNELARIFNLMNIDTTAVLEAAATKWNFLPFKPGLVGGHCIGVDPYYLAQKAQGLGYHPEVILAGRRMNDGMGEYIAKQVLKCMIKKGQFIKESRILVMGITFKENCPDVRNTKVVDIIRTLQEFDLQVDVYDPWASADEVKKEYGLEMLSELPASKYEAIILAVAHCQFKTVPIRSFCSENGIVYDVKGALDKTCSDGRL
- a CDS encoding glycosyltransferase family 2 protein; this translates as MISIITAIYNQLDMNKLYWEYLNKYTDHPFELIIIDNNSDDGSREFFQSLGEKVKVIANRENYSYPYCQNQGIAIAKYDILAFFNNDMLVSPHWDSRALQVLGKDNRDVISLGSNDRLYDQKTSKSLQRRWKHIKYPCIMLFGQKMFGLKLMQRMCYGNWEKFCEKNYKRYGASFTVGFSGASILMNRKAIEKIGLWDESQQFADFDLFFRSCQRAETVGDLQPLAVVNGIFTHHYRRLTLYSNCPPFADAARLIPLEKKWPPTDYNRWMALINFQKSSL
- a CDS encoding S41 family peptidase — protein: MIKVSGYCRSFLLLGFLLSFSACKDDDKVVNDITTNRWIENTMRSYYYWYGDIPETNKLNFETSPEVFFQSLLSEKDGKDNNQVSGGHYYYSTIKKKSASTRAYLGEGPSLGFEFQNWFFTSNNRYAVSVLYVLPGSPADLAGLRRGDWIHSIDGVAVNNSNIYDLLGSKTVTVGVSDSYRKLFSTRSVELVPATVKDNPVFLTKVYNDLSTGGKKVGYLVYNHFTSGPDGDTDTEYDDDLRQAFARFKAAQVQEFVLDLRYNGGGLVTSAQLLSEMLAPASALGKTFCDLVYSDKQNKTVNYQLRQTGQNLDLPRLIVLTSSRTASASEAVINGLKPFYQVMVIGERTEGKNVGSITLSSDKYEYDLHPIVCRIYNAKGESDYEDGFVPDWTLSEDQRVIEGHVELGDKDNDPLLAVAVYTIRTGSLPRINVARSAGMDIVSGYCSLDEKSGSGVRVPF
- a CDS encoding SDR family oxidoreductase, producing MFKILVTGGAGFIGSNLCERLLKDGHKVTCLDNFATGKFENIEMLLREYRERFNLIVGDIRKPEDCTKAVAGAEYVFHEAALGSVPRSINDPQTTNEVNISGFLNMLVAARDAGVKRFIYAASSSTYGDSASLPKVEEVIGRPLSPYAITKYVNELYADVFARTYGMECIGLRYFNVFGRRQSPDGAYAAVIPKFVLQMIRHEPVLINGDGEYSRDFTYIDNVLQMNMLAMKTQNPDAINTVYNTAFGTNTTLNQLVDYLKEFLSEYDPVIAETKIQHGPYRKGDIPHSLASIDKARKSLGYAPEYDIKRGLKEAVKWYWENLK